The following coding sequences lie in one Rhinolophus ferrumequinum isolate MPI-CBG mRhiFer1 chromosome 16, mRhiFer1_v1.p, whole genome shotgun sequence genomic window:
- the LCOR gene encoding ligand-dependent corepressor isoform X5 — MQRMIQQFAAEYTSKNSSTQDPSQPNSTKNQSLPKASPVATSPTAATTQNPVLSKLLMADQDSPLDLTVRKSQSEPSEQDGVLDLSTKKSPCAGSTSLSHSPGCSSTQGNGENAAEAIAVDSNNQSKSPLEKFMVKLCTHHQKQFIRVLNDLYTESQPSTEDLRPSDSGAMDSSACNAGCAQLGTKHKENDAMCLDTKSPSSVDLLVDSSGSHSPLRFAEKVLKEPPPETNFVDGRENALTIVQKDSSELPTTKPNSGSSMDSSTLGYLTASNSSSFNFHHISKSLEGQTTGQEQDANVKICEDGKDHMQSSALVESLIAVKVAAENSEESNNCIVSQRNSFKALSEEAWDSGFVGNSPRTADKENTLQCSSKTPLCQDLEASEQDSRPKQENHLHSLGRNKVGYHLHPSDKGQFDHSKDGWLAPSPMPAVHKASNGQSRTKMLSTSIKTARKSKRASGLRINDYDNQCDVVYISQPITECHFENQRSILSSRKTARKSTRGYFFNGDCCELPTVRTLARNLYSQEKASCSTLASEAVVTPKQTLIISAPKPTVEAELPREDNSEEPSKEVTALKEGDEDASSEKESQEPEVCPTMSKLNPSSSPRSEETTASNLVLPLPAHLPEEDKPEGSSVASAPTASGISSPEQDQQPVELLDTKEMSEPQDCHLVPSTESISEEGHEDVSRPHSSPETVSRVESPLCSENQSPAVSVEPPMSLGKAEDDQSISTETETEESRELDTDPLLKESSTFTKENPSEIEESGAAGDTRKSEGEASDVKHPSEKDMCEQNIDSPEENSDKKKKGKKFPEASDRCLRSQLLDSSFAERCLRSQSSDSSSACPEIKVSKTPVAKRPKKEGYSGRTTPEDFLTDGLHTKVPEDTENSNVNENPSEKDAEQEGNTGGIITKQTFKNLLAKEVKGEEGDIFPSSDPITTVGQPLPGERLEIYVQSKLGEKDAHDPLESVPCTFPEQLEEKPGLVPARDVEEVVSELDNANTQQKDDDSDGPSSALRLSRSGSGDAARPPKWVPRLTRLTSSTYNLRRAHSLDSLATTKVTSEKEAAQGNPTPKDSEASESGDPFDEDDADTMVDDQPKFVEWCAEEENQELIANFNAHYMKVQKGWIQLEKEAQPTPRARNKSDKLKEIWKSKKRSRKCRGSLEAQKLSPVQMLFMTNFKLSNVCKWFLETTETRSLVIVKKLNTRLPGDIPPVKHPLQKYSPSSLYPSSLQAERLKKHLKKFPGATPARNNLKTQKLWAKFRENPDQVEPEEGSDVSLGPSSEESVEEVKESRNSHPPTNSPTPASTRILRKYSNIRGKLRAQQRLIKNEKMESALGLAVESKQGCKSVCINPLMSPKHALQVGADGFPVKPKSADGVKGRKGKPTSEILPKAEVQNKRKRTEGGSTQDRKDKGPAMKASKEKHIDGSTKTPAARKPAARDRVSQLPRKASLKENKVKIPKKSSGKSCPPSRKEKENTNKRPAQPAASETVRKPAKQKGAGGSSSRPQKAANRKQSSGKARARPLTKTPENSAAQRKRKLKAKLDSSHSKRRRLDTK, encoded by the coding sequence TGAGAACGCAGCAGAGGCAATAGCAGTAGATTCTAACAATCAGTCGAAGTCCCCCCTGGAGAAGTTTATGGTCAAACTGTGCACTCATCATCAGAAGCAGTTCATTCGTGTTCTGAACGATCTGTACACTGAATCTCAGCCAAGCACCGAGGACCTGCGACCTTCTGATTCTGGAGCAATGGATTCATCCGCTTGCAATGCTGGCTGTGCCCAGCTAGGCACCAAACATAAGGAAAACGATGCTATGTGTCTCGATACAAAGTCTCCTTCTTCTGTAGATTTGTTAGTAGACTCATCGGGCTCTCACAGCCCTCTACGCTTTGCAGAAAAGGTCCTAAAGGAGCCTCCTCCGGAGACAAACTTTGTAGACGGAAGAGAGAATGCCTTGACTATTGTCCAGAAAGATTCCTCTGAACTTCCGACCACTAAACCTAATTCTGGGAGTTCAATGGACAGTTCCACTCTGGGATACCTCACTGCATCTAATTCTTCCTCGTTCAACTTCCACCACATCTCTAAGAGCTTGGAGGGGCAAACCACTGGACAGGAGCAAGACGCAAATGTGAAAATATGTGAGGATGGTAAAGACCACATGCAGAGTTCAGCTTTAGTAGAAAGTCTAATTGCAGTAAAAGTGGCAGCTGAGAATAGTGAGGAGAGCAACAACTGTATTGTTTCTCAAAGAAATTCATTCAAAGCTTTATCAGAAGAGGCTTGGGACTCAGGGTTTGTGGGGAATTCACCTAGAACTGCTGACAAAGAGAATACATTACAGTGTAGCTCCAAAACACCTTTGTGCCAGGATTTAGAGGCAAGTGAACAAGATTCAAGGCCAAAGCAAGAGAACCATCTTCACTCACTAGGAAGAAATAAGGTGGGTTACCATTTACATCCCAGTGATAAGGGCCAGTTTGATCATTCCAAAGATGGTTGGTTAGCCCCCAGCCCCATGCCTGCTGTACACAAAGCATCTAATGGACAGTCACGAACCAAGATGTTATCAACCTCCATTAAGACAGCTCGGAAAAGTAAAAGGGCATCAGGGCTGAGGATAAATGACTATGATAACCAGTGTGATGTCGTTTATATCAGTCAGCCAATAACAGAATGCCACTTTGAGAATCAAAGATCAATATTATCTTCTCGGAAAACAGCCAGAAAGAGCACTCGAGGTTACTTTTTCAATGGTGATTGTTGTGAGCTGCCAACTGTTCGCACACTGGCCAGAAATTTATACTCCCAAGAAAAAGCAAGCTGCTCAACACTGGCGTCAGAGGCAGTGGTCACTCCCAAGCAGACCCTTATAATTTCAGCCCCAAAACCTACGGTAGAAGcggagcttcccagagaagacaACTCTGAAGAGCCTAGTAAAGAAGTAACTGCCCTCAAGGAAGGAGACGAAGATGCTTCATCTGAAAAGGAATCTCAAGAGCCTGAGGTTTGCCCCACGATGAGTAAACTGAATCCAAGCAGCTCCCCTAGGTCAGAGGAAACCACAGCTTCCAACCTGGTATTGCCTCTCCCTGCTCACCTTCCTGAAGAGGATAAGCCAGAAGGCAGCTCTGTGGCCTCAGCTCCCACAGCAAGTGGGATATCTTCTCCTGAACAAGACCAACAACCAGTTGAACTGCTGGATACAAAGGAGATGAGTGAACCCCAAGACTGTCACCTGGTTCCCTCTACTGAGAGCATTTCTGAGGAAGGTCACGAAGATGTTTCTAGGCCTCATTCTTCTCCTGAAACAGTCAGTAGAGTGGAAAGTCCTCTGTGCTCAGAAAATCAAAGTCCTGCAGTGAGCGTGGAGCCTCCCATGAGCCTGGGAAAGGCTGAGGACGATCAAAGCATCAGTACTGAGACCGAGACGGAAGAGTCTCGGGAGCTAGACACAGACCCACTCTTGAAGGAAAGCAGCACTTTTACTAAGGAAAACCCCAGTGAAATTGAGGAAAGTGGGGCAGCAGGTGATACAAGAAAATCAGAAGGAGAAGCCAGTGATGTAAAACATCCTTCAGAAAAAGACATGTGCGAACAAAACATTGATTCACCTGAAGAGAACTCggacaagaagaaaaaaggtaaaaaattcCCTGAGGCCTCTGATAGGTGCCTAAGAAGTCAACTTTTAGATTCTTCCTTTGCCGAGAGGTGCCTAAGAAGTCAAAGTTCAGATTCTTCCTCTGCTTGTCCTGAGATCAAGGTTTCTAAAACTCCTGTTGCAAAACGTCCTAAAAAAGAAGGGTACTCTGGTAGGACAACACCTGAAGACTTTCTGACCGATGGTCTTCATACAAAAGTTCCAGAGGATACTGAAAACTCAAATGTCAATGAAAATCCATCTGAGAAGGATGCTGAACAGGAGGGCAACACAGGTGGGATCATCACCAAGCAGACGTTTAAAAACTTGCTGGCAAAAGAGGTCAAAGGGGAAGAAGGAGATATTTTTCCCAGCAGTGATCCTATAACCACAGTTGGCCAGCCCCTACCTGGAGAGAGACTGGAAATCTATGTCCAGTCTAAGTTAGGTGAGAAAGATGCCCATGACCCCTTAGAAAGTGTTCCTTGTACTTTCCCAGAACAATTGGAAGAGAAGCCAGGACTTGTTCCTGCACGAGATGTGGAGGAGGTTGTCAGCGAGCTAGACAATGCAAACACCCAGCAGAAAGACGACGATAGTGACGGGCCCTCCAGTGCACTTAGGTTGTCACGTAGTGGAAGTGGTGATGCTGCCAGACCCCCAAAGTGGGTACCAAGGCTCACGAGACTGACCTCTTCTACCTACAACCTAAGACGTGCTCATTCTCTGGACTCCTTGGCTACTACAAAAGTGACTTCAGAAAAGGAAGCGGCACAAGGAAACCCAACGCCAAAGGACAGTGAAGCTTCCGAGAGTGGAGATCCCTTCGACGAGGACGATGCAGACACCATGGTTGACGACCAGCCAAAGTTTGTGGAATGGTGTGCTGAGGAGGAGAACCAAGAGCTTATCGCCAACTTCAATGCCCACTACATGAAAGTTCAGAAGGGCTGGATCCAGTTGGAGAAGGAAGCCCAGCCAACACCAAGAGCAAGGAACAAGTCAGATAAACTGAAGGAGATttggaaaagcaagaaaaggtCACGGAAATGTAGGGGTTCATTGGAAGCTCAGAAGCTTTCTCCTGTTCAGATGCTGTTTATGACAAACTTTAAATTATCTAATGTTTGTAAATGGTTCTTAGAGACAACTGAAACCCGGTCTCTGGTCATCGTAAAGAAGCTCAATACTCGTCTTCCAGGAGACATCCCCCCTGTCAAGCATCCTCTTCAGAAGTACTCTCCTTCCAGCCTGTACCCCAGTTCACTACAGGCTGAACGCTTGAAAAAACACTTGAAGAAATTTCCTGGAGCTACTCCCGCTAGGAACAACTTGAAAACGCAGAAGCTCTGGGCTAAATTTCGAGAGAATCCTGACCAAGTGGAGCCAGAGGAAGGCAGCGACGTCAGCCTCGGCCCCAGTTCTGAAGAGAGTGTAGAGGAAgtcaaagaaagtagaaatagCCATCCTCCCACAAACTCGCCTACTCCAGCCAGTACCCGGATCCTGAGGAAATATTCCAATATTCGAGGAAAGCTCAGAGCCCAGCAACGCTTGATCAAGAACGAGAAAATGGAAAGCGCACTTGGCTTGGCTGTGGAAAGTAAACAGGGTTGTAAGAGTGTATGCATCAATCCTCTGATGTCCCCCAAGCATGCCCTGCAAGTGGGTGCCGATGGGTTTCCTGTTAAGCCCAAGAGTGCTGATGGagtgaagggaaggaaggggaagccCACCTCTGAAATCTTGCCCAAAGCAGAAGTTCAGAATAAACGCAAGAGAACCGAAGGTGGCAGCACTCAGGACAGGAAGGACAAGGGACCTGCGATGAAAGCCAGCAAAGAAAAGCATATTGATGGATCCACCAAAACCCCTGCTGCGAGGAAGCCAGCTGCAAGGGACAGAGTCAGCCAACTGCCCAGAAAGGCATCTTTGAAAGAGAATAAAGTGAAGATCCCTAAAAAGTCCTCTGGGAAGAGCTGCCCTCcctccaggaaagaaaaagagaatacaaaCAAAAGACCTGCCCAGCCTGCAGCCTCAGAAACAGTGAGGAAACCTGCAAAGCAAAAAGGGGCAGGTGGATCCTCTTCCAGGCCACAGAAAGCCGCAAACAGGAAGCAGAGCAGTGGAAAGGCTCGGGCCAGACCCTTGACCAAAACCCCAGAGAACAGTGCAGCCCAGAGAAAGCGAAAGCTGAAGGCAAAGCTGGACTCTTCCCATAGCAAACGGAGGCGGCTGGATACAAAGTGA